The following are from one region of the Prevotella communis genome:
- a CDS encoding rhamnogalacturonidase: MKQLLIQLFFLLCCGAVSATGVYNVRDFGAKGDGQTLDSPAINAAIEAAVRDGGGQVLLPAGTYLCGSIRMKSNIDLHLSAGCTILAAPAKMNAYDASEPFDFPEYQDGGHTYFHNSLIWAEGEKNVSITGHGMIDGKGLTHKDTENSGNIQGGSIGTGDKAIALKLCRQVTIRDITIYRGGHFGIIMTGCDLSTIDNVTIDTNRDGFDIDCCKYMTITNCRINTPRDDALVLKSSYALKKPVLCEHIAISNCNITGYKCGTLLDGTYIPEPVNWVCGRFKLGTESNGGYRNISLTNCTFMYSSGLAFEEVDQGRMENIVVSNITMSHVHHYPIYITTGCRNRGPKEVTTPSTARDIQISNVIADDCDSLCSIIVTGMPGVPVKNVWLSNIRLYFKGDGTKDLADKNYREQGTNYPEPKFAGWTPAYGLYARHVDGLYVNDVTFRYELLTIGLPCCLMT; the protein is encoded by the coding sequence ATGAAACAACTACTGATACAACTATTCTTTCTTTTGTGCTGTGGCGCAGTTTCTGCCACAGGCGTTTACAACGTGCGTGATTTTGGTGCTAAAGGTGACGGACAAACGCTGGACTCACCTGCGATTAATGCAGCCATTGAGGCTGCTGTTCGCGATGGAGGAGGGCAGGTGTTACTGCCTGCAGGCACCTATCTATGTGGTAGTATCAGGATGAAGTCCAATATCGACCTGCATCTTTCGGCTGGCTGCACCATCTTGGCAGCACCTGCAAAGATGAATGCCTACGACGCATCAGAGCCGTTCGATTTCCCAGAGTATCAGGATGGCGGACATACCTATTTCCATAATTCGCTGATCTGGGCTGAAGGCGAGAAAAACGTCAGCATCACTGGTCACGGCATGATTGACGGTAAGGGACTCACGCACAAGGATACAGAGAATAGCGGTAATATCCAGGGTGGCTCTATCGGCACAGGCGACAAGGCTATCGCTCTGAAACTATGTCGCCAGGTGACGATTCGTGACATCACCATCTATCGTGGAGGTCACTTTGGCATTATCATGACAGGATGCGACCTCTCAACCATTGATAATGTAACTATCGACACGAATCGTGATGGCTTCGATATCGACTGTTGTAAATATATGACCATTACCAATTGTCGTATCAACACACCGCGTGACGATGCCTTAGTGCTCAAGTCCTCGTATGCCCTGAAGAAGCCTGTGCTCTGTGAGCATATCGCTATCAGCAACTGTAATATCACAGGCTATAAATGTGGCACGTTGCTTGACGGCACCTATATCCCCGAACCTGTCAACTGGGTGTGCGGACGCTTTAAGTTGGGCACGGAGAGCAATGGCGGCTATCGCAATATCTCACTTACCAACTGCACCTTTATGTATAGTAGTGGACTGGCTTTCGAGGAGGTGGATCAGGGCCGGATGGAGAATATCGTGGTGTCGAACATCACGATGAGTCACGTACATCATTATCCTATTTATATTACTACGGGCTGTCGAAATCGAGGTCCCAAGGAGGTGACGACACCTTCTACGGCTCGCGATATCCAGATATCCAATGTCATAGCCGATGACTGCGACTCGCTTTGCAGCATCATCGTTACAGGTATGCCTGGCGTTCCTGTGAAGAATGTGTGGTTGTCAAACATTCGTCTTTACTTTAAAGGCGATGGCACAAAGGACTTGGCAGATAAGAACTATCGTGAACAAGGCACGAACTATCCTGAGCCGAAATTCGCTGGATGGACGCCTGCCTATGGACTCTATGCCCGTCATGTAGATGGGTTGTATGTGAATGATGTGACTTTCCGCTATGAACTCCTGACTATCGGCCTGCCGTGCTGCTTGATGACGTGA
- a CDS encoding glycosyl hydrolase 115 family protein: MRHRLLILLFLGVCLSSMASNVVWFDGQHSVSYQLAGRVDPVVKQALRMFCDDMQLVTGMKPVAAREAAIRIIQGKGSDDGFCLSVQKGQLVVEGHNARGTAYGLLELSRMAGVSPWVWWGDVRPYSRSTPISVADTFCIEHTPSVAYRGIFINDEDWSLRQWSKDKMGPQTYRRLFELMLRLRANTIWPAMHEGTPGFFTVPGNREMADSFGIVVGSSHCEPLLRNNVAEWNRDTRGSYNYITNHQQVQQYWIERLKEVKGSEKLFTIGMRGIHDGAMEGVKTKQEQLAALQQVIDDQRQLIRQYYSKNVEQVPQVFIPYKEVLEIMESGLRVPDDVTLMWCDDNYGYLTRLPDANQQKRRGGGGVYYHLSYWGRPHDYLWLTTTQPGLIYHEMRTAYDHNCRKLWIANVHDPKVAAYDLELFLDLAWDINSPLDLHLQRWLCTQFGAQVGNAVFPAMKEFYHLNAIRKPEFMGWTQVELDKKKYPGGKSVPDYTEFSLQEGYERMEAFARIEAVVDTWRPLVNVGRQDAYFAHVLYPVHAAAAMTRKMLANEPASLQAYEEIQQLTERYNAMNGGKWRGLMSAAPRDLPVFGKVHTKFPQHPSIGRLIARNACDYQTASNGVSVVSMLGHSMNAVALTKDAALMYDFDSPSEGEAVLYTAMIPTQPSNRGDLRYQVTIDDQEPVVISLKTPYRSERWKQSVLRGQSLNKTPVHLAKGPHTLKIKALDEHIIVDQWMIDFCPNRQFYVIPVNK; this comes from the coding sequence ATGAGACACAGACTACTGATACTCCTTTTTCTTGGTGTATGCCTTTCTTCGATGGCCTCCAATGTGGTGTGGTTCGACGGGCAGCATTCTGTCAGTTACCAACTGGCAGGCAGGGTTGACCCTGTTGTGAAGCAAGCCCTCCGGATGTTTTGTGATGATATGCAACTGGTGACAGGCATGAAACCTGTTGCGGCTCGTGAGGCCGCCATCCGTATCATTCAGGGCAAGGGCAGTGATGATGGCTTCTGTTTGAGTGTGCAGAAAGGTCAACTCGTTGTCGAGGGACATAATGCCCGTGGCACGGCCTATGGGCTGTTGGAGCTATCGCGTATGGCTGGTGTCTCTCCTTGGGTGTGGTGGGGTGATGTGCGTCCCTATTCCCGATCTACTCCAATCTCTGTGGCCGACACCTTCTGTATAGAGCATACACCTTCTGTGGCTTATCGAGGCATCTTCATTAATGATGAGGACTGGAGCCTGCGTCAGTGGTCCAAGGATAAGATGGGACCGCAGACCTATCGTCGGCTCTTTGAACTGATGTTGCGTCTGCGTGCCAATACCATCTGGCCTGCTATGCACGAAGGCACGCCAGGCTTCTTTACCGTACCTGGTAATCGTGAGATGGCAGACTCGTTTGGTATTGTTGTAGGTTCTTCCCATTGCGAACCTTTGCTCAGAAACAATGTGGCAGAGTGGAACCGTGATACCCGTGGCTCGTATAACTATATCACCAATCACCAGCAGGTACAACAGTATTGGATAGAACGCCTGAAGGAGGTGAAAGGTTCAGAGAAACTCTTTACCATAGGCATGCGTGGCATCCACGACGGGGCGATGGAAGGTGTGAAGACCAAACAGGAACAACTCGCGGCTCTTCAGCAGGTCATCGACGATCAGCGCCAACTTATCCGGCAGTACTACAGTAAGAATGTGGAGCAGGTGCCTCAGGTCTTTATTCCTTATAAGGAGGTGCTCGAGATTATGGAGAGCGGACTGCGTGTGCCCGATGATGTCACGCTGATGTGGTGCGACGATAACTATGGTTACTTGACACGCCTGCCCGATGCCAACCAGCAGAAGCGCAGGGGTGGGGGAGGCGTCTATTATCATCTCTCTTACTGGGGACGTCCCCATGATTACTTATGGCTGACTACCACCCAGCCCGGACTTATCTATCATGAGATGCGTACGGCCTATGACCACAACTGTCGTAAGCTTTGGATTGCCAACGTGCATGATCCGAAGGTGGCGGCGTATGATTTGGAGCTGTTTCTGGATTTGGCATGGGATATAAACTCTCCACTAGATCTGCATTTGCAGCGTTGGCTTTGTACGCAGTTTGGAGCACAGGTTGGTAATGCTGTCTTTCCTGCTATGAAGGAGTTCTATCATCTCAATGCTATTCGTAAGCCAGAGTTTATGGGCTGGACGCAGGTTGAACTCGATAAGAAGAAGTATCCTGGAGGAAAGTCGGTACCTGACTATACGGAGTTTTCCTTGCAGGAAGGCTATGAGCGCATGGAAGCCTTTGCCCGTATAGAGGCAGTTGTTGATACCTGGCGCCCGTTGGTGAATGTGGGACGTCAGGATGCCTACTTCGCCCATGTGCTCTATCCCGTTCATGCTGCTGCGGCAATGACCCGGAAGATGTTGGCTAATGAGCCCGCCAGTTTGCAAGCTTACGAGGAAATACAACAGTTGACAGAGCGCTATAATGCCATGAATGGCGGCAAATGGCGTGGCCTGATGTCGGCAGCCCCTCGCGACCTGCCCGTTTTTGGAAAAGTGCATACCAAGTTCCCGCAGCATCCTTCCATAGGACGCCTGATAGCCCGCAATGCCTGCGACTACCAGACAGCCTCAAATGGCGTGTCTGTAGTCTCCATGCTGGGTCACTCGATGAATGCCGTAGCTCTAACAAAAGATGCTGCACTTATGTACGATTTCGATAGCCCATCCGAGGGCGAGGCCGTTCTCTATACCGCGATGATACCTACCCAGCCCAGCAATCGTGGCGACCTGCGTTATCAGGTGACGATTGATGACCAAGAGCCTGTCGTCATCTCGCTGAAGACGCCTTATCGCTCGGAGCGCTGGAAACAGAGTGTCTTGCGGGGACAGTCGTTGAATAAGACACCTGTTCATCTGGCCAAGGGTCCGCATACGTTGAAGATAAAAGCCCTCGATGAGCACATCATCGTTGACCAGTGGATGATAGACTTCTGTCCCAATCGACAGTTTTATGTAATTCCTGTAAATAAATAA
- a CDS encoding carbohydrate-binding protein produces the protein MKKVLLGLFMAVVAVNAHAQRIADNLSRGLVAIPQGDKTGQDDRYGVSGTGIFVSWRILPTEYYDTKYNLYRGTEKIASNLTVSNYQDNSGTKTSVYKVVPVIRGTERTDLAASCTPWDHQYWEIPVAAVTNRNGDDVTSGYTLNDCSVADVDGDGQMEFVVKRRNDSGNLRESTNKTDFNRHECYKMDGTLLWSIDMGPNLMAGPDEQFDLILYDWDQDGKAEALMRGADNMIIHTATKGDIQIGNMNYYAPRDEYTKAGAEYLLYMDGATGVPYAWDGNANWTPEAYPLPRFESGESDYAAVWGANDTGHRATKHYFGAPYLDGRNASIFLGRGCYTRHKFCALDVNKETHELTQRWRWNCYDGNSPWFGNGFHNFAIADVDMDGRDEIVFGSMMIDDTGYGLSTTGFGHGDAQHCGDLDPYRWGLEQFVCLEGSTVPGIAYTDATTSTLRYTTGGGSDNGRCMAGNFYHNIPGAIGVSGGAGISLVADKASNHTGFSDDHVNMRVYWDGDLLDEFMDSPGTEKSPCVYKAPGQNEVGTNRSYANSRCWMGQGNLNNSSKNNPCFLGDILGDWREEIVTRTSDKLIIQTTSYPSPWGITTLWADHEYRNAMAWQSVGYNQPPHPSFFLGEMEGITKEPPAVVMEGRTEVSGTIQTTDDHLLISGYENKSIAVADGASPYILTVNAPAWVKGSGAQQAVASTPKQPAQTVETYTTTLTGGAFSGATRIIKQGEGILVLPNVTEKHTGETNVWQGTLVFDGKMESSPVWLNRHTTLISNGGQFMGGLKADYNATIYPGGKDNVGAITASTLELGFGSRIVIDGSNGQLDKINANTLTVEAKTDDVWKEFGPRYKTPVILLNYAGTLEAGTYELGSIGSVNGDVSDLLIEGIGNSLKASLAYQDGKLLLVVEGMREAGQVTWNGISDNSIWQQAVSENFLYDGQASYMASGDDVVFDDNAASTNVVISGAVSPKSVTFNNETTNYTLSGDSIVGMGSIIKNGNGNVIFNNWNHIGSTVVNGGKLTVAMLANNAGQDWGSLGSASSPITLNDGTTLVTNGTIITDQTLNVSGETTIEVPNGKSVIFNKAIKGSGAIVNKTGAGSLELGTVTNTFAKLVVKAGTVTSNYNSSYTETLPKTVEFQGGTIWGANNESTNINNSTNFVVPQGKTGSFYSGFRSTYTGTLTGAGTFNVYTGGVRAYFNGNWSAFEGTINIGKNNRQNKKSYDPEFLLGNTNGMPKAVVNVNANARLQNQGKSIRVKKFGGTGALVGTGTWIVDCDENFTLTTEVGITSERTDDYGNTIAVSASPLTKRGTGKMTMTEGKMNGVLTIENGTVAAYKYKPASLLNGSNNTIVKGSGRLAGQMLLNNLSVQSGGEVVPCASAVIETSPGTITCNNTITVNDGAVVNFLVNASKNSTLTTKNLTINGTIKVTFTASRELNVGDELKLWTVSGTFSGTPKFELPEAYTWDTSRISEGIISVTAISTGIRSSFIDADSKNVYDLQGRKINGQQTKAGIYIRGGKKVIIR, from the coding sequence ATGAAAAAGGTGTTATTGGGACTTTTTATGGCTGTGGTAGCTGTGAATGCTCATGCACAGCGCATTGCCGACAATCTGTCACGTGGTCTTGTGGCTATTCCTCAGGGTGACAAGACAGGTCAGGATGATCGCTATGGCGTGTCTGGAACTGGTATTTTCGTCAGTTGGCGTATCCTGCCTACTGAATACTACGACACGAAATATAATCTGTATCGTGGCACAGAGAAGATTGCCAGCAACCTGACGGTTTCAAACTATCAGGACAATAGTGGTACGAAGACATCCGTCTATAAGGTGGTGCCTGTGATTAGGGGAACGGAACGTACTGACCTGGCTGCTTCATGCACGCCTTGGGATCACCAGTATTGGGAAATTCCTGTGGCGGCGGTGACTAATCGTAATGGCGATGATGTGACTTCTGGCTATACGCTGAACGACTGTTCGGTGGCCGATGTCGATGGCGACGGACAGATGGAGTTCGTGGTGAAGCGTCGTAACGACTCTGGTAATCTGCGTGAGTCAACCAACAAGACCGACTTCAACCGTCATGAGTGTTATAAGATGGACGGCACGCTGCTCTGGTCCATAGATATGGGACCCAACCTGATGGCAGGACCTGATGAGCAGTTTGACCTGATTCTCTATGACTGGGATCAGGACGGCAAGGCCGAGGCTCTGATGCGTGGTGCCGATAATATGATTATCCATACGGCTACGAAGGGTGATATCCAGATTGGCAACATGAACTATTATGCGCCACGTGATGAATATACCAAGGCTGGTGCAGAATACCTATTATATATGGATGGTGCTACGGGTGTGCCCTATGCTTGGGATGGTAATGCCAACTGGACGCCTGAGGCCTATCCACTACCTCGTTTTGAGAGTGGCGAGAGCGACTATGCTGCGGTTTGGGGTGCTAACGATACAGGCCACCGTGCAACCAAGCATTACTTTGGTGCACCTTATCTGGATGGTCGTAATGCCAGTATCTTTTTGGGACGTGGCTGTTATACGCGCCATAAGTTCTGTGCCCTTGATGTGAACAAGGAGACCCACGAGTTGACGCAGCGTTGGCGCTGGAATTGCTACGACGGCAATTCTCCTTGGTTTGGTAATGGTTTCCATAACTTCGCCATTGCTGATGTGGATATGGATGGACGCGATGAGATCGTATTCGGCTCCATGATGATCGACGATACGGGCTATGGACTCTCTACCACGGGCTTTGGTCATGGTGATGCCCAGCATTGCGGTGATTTGGATCCCTATCGTTGGGGATTGGAACAGTTCGTCTGTTTGGAGGGTTCTACGGTGCCAGGCATTGCCTATACCGATGCCACTACGTCAACCTTGCGCTATACCACAGGTGGCGGCAGTGACAATGGTCGTTGTATGGCAGGCAATTTCTATCATAATATTCCTGGTGCTATAGGTGTCTCTGGTGGGGCTGGCATCAGTCTCGTAGCTGATAAGGCTTCTAATCACACAGGCTTCTCTGATGATCACGTCAATATGCGTGTCTATTGGGATGGCGATTTGCTCGACGAGTTCATGGACTCACCAGGTACAGAGAAATCACCATGTGTCTATAAGGCACCTGGTCAGAATGAGGTAGGGACAAACCGCAGTTATGCCAACAGCCGTTGTTGGATGGGACAGGGTAACCTGAACAACTCTTCAAAGAACAATCCCTGTTTCTTGGGCGATATCCTTGGTGACTGGCGTGAGGAGATTGTTACCCGCACCAGCGATAAACTGATCATTCAGACTACGAGTTATCCTTCCCCTTGGGGTATCACCACTTTGTGGGCCGACCATGAATATCGTAATGCCATGGCGTGGCAGTCGGTAGGCTATAACCAGCCGCCTCACCCCAGTTTCTTCCTTGGTGAGATGGAGGGTATCACCAAAGAGCCTCCTGCTGTAGTGATGGAAGGACGTACGGAGGTATCGGGAACTATTCAGACTACGGATGACCATCTGCTGATTTCGGGTTATGAGAACAAGTCTATCGCTGTAGCCGATGGGGCTTCACCTTATATATTAACGGTGAATGCACCTGCATGGGTGAAGGGTAGTGGCGCACAGCAGGCTGTGGCAAGTACCCCTAAGCAACCTGCCCAGACTGTTGAGACCTATACCACAACGCTTACTGGTGGTGCCTTTAGTGGTGCTACGCGTATTATTAAACAAGGTGAAGGCATTCTCGTGTTGCCTAATGTCACAGAGAAGCATACTGGCGAGACGAATGTATGGCAGGGAACACTAGTGTTTGATGGTAAGATGGAGTCAAGTCCTGTGTGGCTGAATCGTCATACCACGCTGATTAGTAATGGCGGACAGTTTATGGGAGGCTTGAAGGCTGACTATAACGCTACCATTTATCCTGGCGGAAAGGATAATGTGGGGGCTATTACTGCCTCTACGTTGGAACTGGGCTTTGGTTCCCGCATCGTCATTGACGGTAGCAACGGACAGCTGGATAAAATCAATGCCAATACGCTGACCGTCGAAGCCAAAACGGATGACGTCTGGAAAGAGTTCGGTCCACGCTATAAGACGCCTGTGATTCTGCTTAACTATGCAGGCACACTGGAAGCTGGCACTTACGAGTTGGGTTCTATCGGTAGTGTTAATGGTGATGTGTCTGATCTGCTCATTGAGGGCATAGGCAATAGTCTCAAGGCTTCTCTGGCTTATCAGGATGGTAAACTGCTGCTTGTTGTTGAGGGCATGCGAGAGGCTGGACAGGTAACATGGAATGGAATCAGTGATAACAGCATCTGGCAACAGGCTGTCAGCGAGAACTTCCTTTATGACGGACAGGCCAGTTATATGGCTTCAGGCGATGATGTAGTCTTCGATGATAACGCAGCTTCTACCAATGTTGTTATCAGTGGTGCCGTCAGTCCTAAGTCGGTGACATTTAATAATGAGACAACGAACTATACGCTTTCTGGTGATAGTATCGTAGGAATGGGATCCATCATCAAGAATGGTAATGGGAATGTCATTTTCAATAACTGGAATCATATCGGCTCTACAGTTGTCAATGGTGGTAAGCTGACGGTGGCTATGCTGGCTAATAATGCTGGTCAGGATTGGGGTTCACTGGGTAGTGCATCTTCACCAATCACACTGAATGATGGTACCACGTTGGTAACCAATGGTACAATCATCACAGACCAGACGCTGAATGTCAGTGGTGAAACAACGATAGAGGTGCCCAATGGCAAGAGTGTTATCTTCAACAAGGCCATCAAGGGCAGTGGTGCAATAGTCAATAAGACTGGTGCTGGTTCGCTGGAGTTGGGTACGGTGACGAATACCTTTGCCAAATTGGTTGTCAAGGCAGGTACTGTAACCAGCAATTACAATTCGTCATACACTGAGACACTGCCAAAAACTGTAGAGTTCCAGGGTGGCACAATATGGGGTGCAAACAACGAGAGTACCAATATCAACAACTCCACAAATTTTGTCGTACCACAAGGTAAGACGGGTTCTTTCTACAGCGGATTCCGTTCTACCTATACTGGTACACTCACAGGTGCTGGTACTTTCAATGTCTATACAGGTGGCGTGCGAGCCTACTTCAATGGTAACTGGAGTGCTTTCGAGGGTACTATTAATATAGGTAAGAACAACCGTCAGAACAAGAAGAGCTATGATCCAGAGTTTCTGTTGGGTAATACCAACGGTATGCCAAAGGCTGTGGTTAATGTGAATGCCAATGCTCGCCTGCAGAATCAGGGCAAGAGCATCCGCGTGAAGAAGTTTGGTGGTACGGGGGCCTTGGTTGGTACGGGCACATGGATTGTGGACTGTGATGAGAACTTTACACTGACTACTGAGGTGGGTATCACCTCGGAACGTACTGATGACTATGGCAATACGATAGCTGTGAGCGCATCGCCTCTGACTAAACGTGGTACGGGTAAGATGACGATGACGGAAGGTAAGATGAATGGTGTGCTCACTATTGAGAATGGTACGGTGGCAGCTTATAAGTATAAGCCAGCCTCGTTGCTGAATGGTTCAAACAACACCATCGTGAAAGGCAGTGGACGTCTAGCTGGACAGATGCTGCTCAACAACCTGAGTGTGCAGAGTGGGGGAGAAGTGGTTCCTTGCGCTTCGGCAGTCATTGAAACCTCTCCTGGTACTATTACTTGTAATAATACCATTACTGTTAACGATGGTGCCGTAGTCAACTTCCTGGTGAATGCGTCGAAAAACTCTACGCTTACCACGAAGAACCTCACCATAAACGGAACAATTAAGGTGACATTTACTGCCAGTCGTGAACTGAATGTGGGTGATGAATTAAAGCTTTGGACAGTCAGCGGCACGTTCAGTGGTACGCCTAAGTTCGAATTGCCAGAAGCCTATACATGGGATACCAGTCGTATCAGCGAAGGCATCATCAGCGTAACGGCAATTAGTACAGGCATTCGTTCCTCTTTTATCGATGCTGATTCAAAGAATGTTTACGACCTGCAGGGGCGCAAGATAAATGGTCAGCAAACTAAGGCAGGAATCTACATTCGTGGTGGTAAAAAGGTCATTATTAGGTAG
- a CDS encoding SGNH/GDSL hydrolase family protein — protein sequence MKRLLISSLFVICQLSLGFAQPSTIVQHPWQGKRVAYFGDSITDPNNKASKKKFWGLLSDWLGIEAYVYGVSGRQWNDIPRQTDKLLREHGQDVDAIIVFMGTNDYNNGVPVGKWWDEHEAQVEYGHGQPKKMVTRRQRTPSMDPNTYCGRINIAMDSLKRTFPTKQIVLLTPIHRADFHANEKNWQCDESYTNQCGEYLDVYVEAVKQAGNIWAVPVIDWNALGGLFPLMDQYASYFNNADTDRLHPNDKGHERLARTLYYQLLALPCVF from the coding sequence ATGAAACGTTTACTGATTAGTTCTTTATTTGTCATATGTCAACTGTCATTAGGCTTTGCCCAGCCCAGTACCATCGTTCAGCACCCTTGGCAGGGTAAGCGTGTGGCTTATTTCGGTGATTCTATTACCGACCCCAATAATAAGGCGTCGAAGAAGAAATTCTGGGGCTTGCTCTCTGACTGGCTCGGTATCGAGGCCTACGTCTATGGCGTGAGTGGACGCCAGTGGAACGATATCCCCCGTCAGACGGATAAGCTGCTCCGTGAACATGGACAGGATGTGGATGCCATCATTGTCTTCATGGGTACCAACGACTATAATAATGGTGTGCCAGTTGGTAAGTGGTGGGACGAGCACGAGGCACAGGTGGAGTACGGACACGGACAGCCTAAGAAGATGGTGACACGCCGTCAGCGCACCCCGTCAATGGATCCCAATACCTATTGCGGACGTATCAATATCGCTATGGACTCCCTGAAGCGTACCTTCCCCACGAAGCAGATAGTGCTCCTCACGCCTATCCATCGTGCCGACTTCCATGCTAACGAGAAGAACTGGCAGTGCGACGAGTCGTATACCAACCAGTGTGGCGAGTATCTGGATGTCTATGTTGAGGCTGTGAAGCAGGCAGGCAATATCTGGGCAGTCCCCGTTATTGACTGGAATGCCCTGGGTGGACTCTTCCCCTTGATGGACCAGTACGCTTCCTATTTCAACAATGCAGACACTGATCGCCTGCATCCCAATGATAAAGGGCACGAGCGCTTGGCCCGTACCCTCTATTACCAGTTGCTTGCCCTGCCATGCGTATTCTGA